A window of Gavia stellata isolate bGavSte3 chromosome 21, bGavSte3.hap2, whole genome shotgun sequence contains these coding sequences:
- the HSCB gene encoding iron-sulfur cluster co-chaperone protein HscB, with product MQAALRRHLGRVRWALRVSEAAPRSRCVGPGSLQALRCWSCGSPFPAAEGLPHFCPGCRALQPPAPRPDLFRLMACDRSFRVDAQQLQRRFRSLQRAVHPDRFGQRPPKEQYYSEQHSSLINKAYQTLLNPLSRGLYLLELNGVELAQETDCDADSVFLTEIMEINEKLAEPKNEDILEEIETLIKVKQEELTKEVTAAFERDDLQEAKKLLAKMKYFANLEDKLKNKKIPS from the exons ATGCAGGCGGCGCTGCGGCGGCATCTCGGCAGGGTGCGATGGGCGCTCCGCGTTTCCGAGGCGGCCCCGCGGTCTCGCTGCGTCGGGCCGGGCTCTCTCCAGGCCCTGCGGTGCTGGAGCTGcggcagccccttccccgccgcTGAGGGGCTGCCTCACTTCTGTCCCGGCTGCCGAGCCCTGCAGCCGCCGGCGCCTCGGCCCGACCTCTTCCGCCTGATGGCCTG TGACCGCTCCTTCCGCGTCGACGCGCAGCAGCTGCAGCGGCGGTTCCGGAGCCTGCAGCGCGCCGTTCACCCCGATCGCTTCGGCCAGAGGCCGCCG AAAGAACAGTACTACTCTGAGCAACACTCTTCCCTGATTAACAAGGCCTACCAAACCCTCCTGAACCCTTTGAGCCGTGGTCTCTATCTA CTGGAGCTGAATGGAGTCGAGCTGGCACAAGAGACAGACTGTGATGCAGACTCAGTGTTCCTCACGGAAATAATGgaaattaatgagaaattaGCAGAGCCTAAAAATGAGGATATCCTTGAAGAAATTGAAACTTTAATTAAAG ttaAACAGGAAGAACTGACCAAAGAGGTGACTGCAGCTTTTGAAAGAG atgaTCTTCAAGAAGCTAAGAAGCTTCTAGccaaaatgaagtattttgcaAACTTAGAAGATAAACTAAAGAACAAGAAGATCCCTTCCTGA
- the LOC104258383 gene encoding solute carrier family 2, facilitated glucose transporter member 11-like yields MEYQPLLRGSSTHSKFPSWTLFLAVCAVGIGGTFQYGYNVSIINAPTQHIHRFLNETWTSRYHRELNPDLLTFLWSVIASIFSLGGLCGALIGGSMAIRLGRKGALLMNNIIAILASILMGVSFPTGLFELLIAGRFLIGINSGIGICVQPLYIGEVAPKHLRGGMAMGSSIFLTGGILTGQIIGLRELLGGEMYWPLLLSSSCFPAFAQLLFLPWFPESPRYLLIDRGDELSCTKALKRFHGSSEYRREMEDIQRECFALGGEKPKKPWQLFADRGVRWQLITVIVMAMGQQLSGINAIYFYATYIFEQAGISAEKIPYVTLGTGACECLTALTCGLLIDYVGRRYLIIGGYLLMTLWSVVLTFSLTYQELYSWVPYVSMTSIFAFILSFGLGPGGITNTLTAELFIQSSRPAAYTIGGTISWISFFTIGMLFPFIVNGLKQYCFLVFLLECALVAAFIFLVIPETKNKSFLEIKKEFHKLNFGRNTKKKETELYERRQLHDEFLKNSV; encoded by the exons TTCCCCAGCTGGACCTTGTTTTTGGCTGTTTGTGCTGTTGGAATTGGAGGGACCTTTCAGTATGGGTATAATGTTTCCATTATCAATGCACCCACCCAG CATATACACAGGTTCTTAAATGAAACCTGGACTAGTCGTTATCACAGGGAACTAAATCCAGATTTGCTGACTTTTCTTTGGTCTGTCATTGCTTCCATATTTTCACTTGGAGGCCTGTGTGGAGCCCTTATTGGAGGCAGCATGGCGATTCGGCTAGGCAG GAAAGGAGCTCTTTTGATGAATAATATTATAGCAATACTGGCCTCCATTTTAATGGGGGTCAGTTTTCCTACAGGATTGTTTGAGTTACTGATTGCTGGAAGGTTTTTGATTGGCATAAATTCAG GTATTGGGATCTGTGTGCAGCCTCTGTATATTGGGGAGGTTGCCCCAAAACATCTTAGAGGTGGCATGGCCATGGGGAGTTCCATCTTTCTGACTGGGGGGATTCTGACAGGACAAATAATTGGTTTGAG GGAATTATTAGGTGGAGAAATGTATTGGCCTCTGTTGCTATCCAGCAGCTGTTTCCCAGCATTTGCTCAACTTTTATTCCTGCCATGGTTTCCTGAAAGTCCCAGATATCTTCTTATTGACAGAGGTGATGAGCTGAGCTGTACCAAAG ctCTGAAGCGATTTCATGGTTCTTCAGAGTATCGAAGGGAGATGGAAGACATACAGCGGGAATGTTTTGCCTTAGGTGGGGAGAAACCCAAGAAGCCCTGGCAGTTATTCGCTGATCGTGGTGTGAGATGGCAGCTCATTACTGTGATTGTGATGGCTATGGGCCAACAGCTCAGTGGGATAAATGCT aTTTATTTCTATGCAACTTACATTTTTGAACAAGCTGGGATCTCAGCAGAAAAAATCCCGTATGTGACACTCGGCACTGGAGCTTGTGAATGCCTCACAGCCCTCACCTGT GGTTTACTGATAGACTACGTGGGAAGAAGATACCTCATCATTGGGGGTTATCTCCTTATGACCCTCTGGAGCGTTGTTTTAACGTTCTCTCTGACTTACCAG GAACTGTACTCATGGGTGCCTTATGTGAGCATGACATCTATTTTTGCGTTCATCTTGAGCTTTGGGTTGGGACCAG GTGGCATAACAAATACCCTGACAGCTGAATTATTTATACAGTCTTCACGTCCTGCTGCTTACACGATAGGAGGGACTATTAGTTGGATTAGTTTCTTCACAATTGGAATGCTCTTTCCCTTCATAGTG aatggaCTGAAGCAGTATTGTTTTCTGGTGTTCTTACTGGAGTGCGCCTTAGTTGCTGCTTTCATCTTCCTTGTAATTCCTGAGAcaaaaaacaaatcttttctGGAAATCAAAAAGGAATTCCACAAGCttaattttggaagaaataccaaaaaaaaggaaacagagctTTATGAAAGAAGACAACTCCATGAtgaatttcttaaaaattctgTGTAA